In Aegilops tauschii subsp. strangulata cultivar AL8/78 chromosome 3, Aet v6.0, whole genome shotgun sequence, one genomic interval encodes:
- the LOC109752931 gene encoding cytosolic sulfotransferase 5-like — protein MASSPQSSSSAPKADDKAASHKEIYDQLLEVVSTYPTAPSGIGRPYTHHPDGWYAFTPAVVNAMVIKRHLKARDTDVFLATFPKSGTTWLKALLFATLRRTADGPALAPLAAHSPHQLIPFLEVQVFSNGQIPDLSSLPAPRLLMTHIPSRSLPESVVASGCKVVYLCRDPKDCFVSLWHFWNRFAPSPWDLGEAFQHFCDGVSLFGPFWEHALGYWRWHVERPEQVLFLTYEELAADTIGQLRRLAEFVGRPFTAEEREARVDREIVEACAMESLAGLEVNRSGKTAMIEDSVANNIFFRRGVVGDWKNHLTPEMARRIDEITKSKFRGSGFALTPATADQN, from the coding sequence ATGGCGTCCTCTCCACAATCCTCCTCCTCTGCACCCAAAGCCGACGACAAGGCAGCGTCCCACAAAGAAATCTACGACCAGCTCCTAGAGGTCGTGTCCACCTACCCGACGGCGCCTAGCGGCATCGGCCGCCCGTACACCCACCACCCAGACGGCTGGTACGCGTTCACGCCGGCCGTCGTGAACGCCATGGTCATCAAGCGGCACCTCAAGGCGCGCGACACCGACGTCTTCCTCGCCACCTTCCCCAAGTCCGGCACCACCTGGCTCAAGGCGCTCCTGTTCGCGACCCTCCGCCGCACCGCGGACGGGCCCGCACTCGCGCCGCTCGCAGCCCACAGCCCCCACCAGCTCATCCCTTTCCTCGAGGTCCAGGTTTTCAGCAACGGCCAGATCCCCGACCTGAGCTCCCTCCCCGCGCCGCGGCTCCTGATGACGCACATCCCGTCCCGGTCGCTGCCGGAGTCAGTCGTCGCCTCCGGCTGCAAGGTGGTGTACCTATGCCGGGACCCCAAGGACTGCTTCGTGTCGCTCTGGCACTTCTGGAACCGGTTCGCGCCGTCGCCGTGGGACCTCGGCGAGGCGTTCCAGCACTTCTGCGACGGCGTCTCGCTGTTTGGGCCTTTCTGGGAGCACGCACTTGGCTACTGGCGCTGGCACGTGGAGAGGCCGGAGCAGGTTCTCTTCCTGACCTACGAGGAGCTCGCCGCCGACACGATCGGCCAGCTGAGGCGCCTCGCGGAGTTTGTCGGGCGCCCGTTCACGGCAGAGGAGCGGGAAGCCAGGGTGGACAGGGAGATCGTGGAGGCATGCGCCATGGAGAGCCTGGCGGGACTGGAGGTGAACCGCTCCGGGAAGACCGCCATGATCGAGGACTCAGTGGCGAACAACATATTCTTCCGGCGCGGCGTCGTTGGCGACTGGAAGAACCACCTGACGCCGGAGATGGCGAGAAGGATCGATGAGATCACCAAGAGCAAGTTCAGAGGATCGGGTTTCGCGTTGACACCGGCAACCGCAGATCAGAACTAG